One region of Baekduia soli genomic DNA includes:
- a CDS encoding DUF4442 domain-containing protein, with amino-acid sequence MDFELMRAGLEQAVPFNRHLGLEIAELGFGRGVVRLPDDDRLRNPLGSQHAGALFAAGHAASGTAFVAVFLEQLQDLTPVAEGAEIAYRTIARGPITATAVLGGTAEELLAQLERDGSVRFAVDVSLTDGAGTTVAEMTVRWLLPGGS; translated from the coding sequence ATGGACTTCGAGCTGATGCGCGCGGGCCTCGAGCAGGCCGTGCCGTTCAACCGCCATCTCGGGCTGGAGATCGCCGAGCTCGGCTTCGGCCGCGGCGTCGTGCGGCTGCCCGACGACGACCGCCTGCGCAACCCGCTGGGCTCGCAGCACGCGGGCGCGCTGTTCGCCGCGGGCCACGCCGCGTCGGGCACGGCGTTCGTCGCGGTGTTCCTGGAGCAGCTGCAGGACCTGACACCCGTCGCCGAGGGCGCCGAGATCGCCTACCGCACGATCGCGCGGGGGCCGATCACCGCGACGGCCGTGCTCGGCGGCACCGCCGAGGAGCTGCTGGCCCAACTGGAGCGCGACGGGTCGGTGCGCTTCGCCGTCGACGTGTCGCTGACCGACGGCGCGGGCACCACGGTGGCCGAGATGACCGTCCGCTGGCTGCTGCCCGGGGGGAGCTGA
- a CDS encoding MBL fold metallo-hydrolase gives MPAAATILGSGGFIPTGARETSSLLLLDAAGDGAVVVDAGTGLRRLITDRALLRGRTRLDVLLTHFHIDHICGLAYLTELRGVEVCVHGPGAALYGTPTADVLHRLFSVPIMPIDFGVIGVGVAEIAPGGARFGGLEVAVRRQDLHTNPTLGFRFGDDLVWCTDTEEDPGTVAFARGARVLAHDAWGPPAAPGHAEPAGAARLATQAGVPRLVLIHVPPNADEADLHARAAAEHEHVTVATDGLALLDL, from the coding sequence GTGCCGGCCGCCGCCACGATCCTGGGCAGCGGCGGGTTCATCCCCACGGGGGCGCGCGAGACGTCGTCGCTGCTGCTGCTCGACGCCGCGGGCGACGGCGCGGTCGTCGTCGACGCGGGCACGGGCCTGCGCCGCCTCATCACCGACCGCGCGCTGCTGCGGGGCCGCACCCGCCTGGACGTGCTGCTCACGCACTTCCACATCGACCACATCTGCGGGCTGGCCTATCTGACCGAGCTGCGCGGGGTCGAGGTCTGCGTCCACGGCCCGGGCGCGGCGCTGTACGGCACGCCGACCGCCGACGTCCTGCACCGCCTGTTCTCCGTGCCGATCATGCCCATCGACTTCGGCGTCATCGGCGTCGGCGTCGCGGAGATCGCGCCCGGCGGCGCCCGCTTCGGCGGGCTGGAGGTCGCCGTCCGCCGGCAGGACCTGCACACCAACCCGACGCTCGGCTTCCGCTTCGGCGACGACCTCGTCTGGTGCACCGACACCGAGGAGGACCCGGGGACGGTGGCCTTCGCGCGCGGCGCCCGCGTCCTGGCCCACGACGCGTGGGGACCGCCGGCCGCGCCCGGACACGCCGAGCCCGCCGGCGCCGCCCGACTGGCGACGCAGGCCGGGGTGCCGCGGCTCGTGCTCATCCACGTGCCGCCGAACGCCGACGAGGCCGACCTGCACGCGCGGGCGGCGGCCGAGCACGAGCACGTCACCGTCGCCACCGACGGCCTGGCGCTGCTCGACCTCTGA